A part of Pungitius pungitius chromosome 15, fPunPun2.1, whole genome shotgun sequence genomic DNA contains:
- the LOC119209858 gene encoding M1-specific T cell receptor alpha chain-like isoform X3 produces MGSGSGLCPAASCCVNTGGYKIIFGTGTSLTIEPKEVSKPTFYKLSDGDTSACLASGFSRIKAAKEQHAIFNRSTAVLTGDKLYNQLVLLTSEEEEEACEEAEDDSDVCGEPVKPDGRVNLMSVTMLGLRLLFFKTVVFNVLMTLRLWISQ; encoded by the exons ATGGGGTCTGGCTCGGGTTTGTGTCCTGCTGCTTCTTGTTGTGTGAATACTGGAGGTTACAAGATCATCTTTGGAACTGGGACCAGTTTAACCATCGAACCCA AGGAGGTGTCCAAGCCGACCTTCTACAAGCTGTCGGACGGCGACACGTCGGCGTGTTTGGCATCAGGCTTCAGCCGCATCAAAGCGGCCAAGGAGCAGCACGCCATCTTCAACCGCAGCACGGCGGTCCTGACCGGAGACAAGCTCTACAACCAGCTGGTCCTGTTGacctctgaggaggaggaggaggcgtgtgAGGAAG ctGAAGACGACTCTGATGTCTGTGGAGAACCTGTCAAAccag ATGGGAGGGTGAACCTGATGTCTGTCACCATGTTGGGGCTCCGGCTGCTTTTCTTCAAAACCGTCGTGTTCAACGTGCTGATGACTCTGCGGTTGTGGATCAGTCAGT ga
- the LOC119209858 gene encoding M1-specific T cell receptor alpha chain-like isoform X6, whose amino-acid sequence MIFGSGTSLTIEPKEVSKPTFYKLSDGDTSACLASGFSRIKAAKEQHAIFNRSTAVLTGDKLYNQLVLLTSEEEEEACEEAEDDSDVCGEPVKPDGRVNLMSVTMLGLRLLFFKTVVFNVLMTLRLWISQ is encoded by the exons ATGATCTTTGGAAGTGGAACCAGTTTAACCATTGAACCCA AGGAGGTGTCCAAGCCGACCTTCTACAAGCTGTCGGACGGCGACACGTCGGCGTGTTTGGCATCAGGCTTCAGCCGCATCAAAGCGGCCAAGGAGCAGCACGCCATCTTCAACCGCAGCACGGCGGTCCTGACCGGAGACAAGCTCTACAACCAGCTGGTCCTGTTGacctctgaggaggaggaggaggcgtgtgAGGAAG ctGAAGACGACTCTGATGTCTGTGGAGAACCTGTCAAAccag ATGGGAGGGTGAACCTGATGTCTGTCACCATGTTGGGGCTCCGGCTGCTTTTCTTCAAAACCGTCGTGTTCAACGTGCTGATGACTCTGCGGTTGTGGATCAGTCAGT ga
- the LOC119209858 gene encoding M1-specific T cell receptor alpha chain-like isoform X2 — protein sequence MRDLLSGVGWSLCPDDSCCVNTGNRLIFGAGTSLTIEPKEVSKPTFYKLSDGDTSACLASGFSRIKAAKEQHAIFNRSTAVLTGDKLYNQLVLLTSEEEEEACEEAEDDSDVCGEPVKPDGRVNLMSVTMLGLRLLFFKTVVFNVLMTLRLWISQ from the exons ATGAGGGATCTTCTGAGTGGAGTCGGGTGGAGTTTGTGTCCTGATGATTCGTGTTGTGTGAATACTGGAAACAGGTTGATCTTTGGAGCTGGGACCAGTTTAACCATTGAACCCA AGGAGGTGTCCAAGCCGACCTTCTACAAGCTGTCGGACGGCGACACGTCGGCGTGTTTGGCATCAGGCTTCAGCCGCATCAAAGCGGCCAAGGAGCAGCACGCCATCTTCAACCGCAGCACGGCGGTCCTGACCGGAGACAAGCTCTACAACCAGCTGGTCCTGTTGacctctgaggaggaggaggaggcgtgtgAGGAAG ctGAAGACGACTCTGATGTCTGTGGAGAACCTGTCAAAccag ATGGGAGGGTGAACCTGATGTCTGTCACCATGTTGGGGCTCCGGCTGCTTTTCTTCAAAACCGTCGTGTTCAACGTGCTGATGACTCTGCGGTTGTGGATCAGTCAGT ga
- the LOC119209858 gene encoding M1-specific T cell receptor alpha chain-like isoform X5, with amino-acid sequence MIFGAGTSLTIEPKEVSKPTFYKLSDGDTSACLASGFSRIKAAKEQHAIFNRSTAVLTGDKLYNQLVLLTSEEEEEACEEAEDDSDVCGEPVKPDGRVNLMSVTMLGLRLLFFKTVVFNVLMTLRLWISQ; translated from the exons ATGATCTTTGGAGCTGGGACCAGTTTAACCATTGAACCCA AGGAGGTGTCCAAGCCGACCTTCTACAAGCTGTCGGACGGCGACACGTCGGCGTGTTTGGCATCAGGCTTCAGCCGCATCAAAGCGGCCAAGGAGCAGCACGCCATCTTCAACCGCAGCACGGCGGTCCTGACCGGAGACAAGCTCTACAACCAGCTGGTCCTGTTGacctctgaggaggaggaggaggcgtgtgAGGAAG ctGAAGACGACTCTGATGTCTGTGGAGAACCTGTCAAAccag ATGGGAGGGTGAACCTGATGTCTGTCACCATGTTGGGGCTCCGGCTGCTTTTCTTCAAAACCGTCGTGTTCAACGTGCTGATGACTCTGCGGTTGTGGATCAGTCAGT ga
- the LOC119209858 gene encoding M1-specific T cell receptor alpha chain-like isoform X1: protein MYWCIIDTCWWLLLLLFVVVVGCYCCCLWLILLVAVVGCYCWLLLLVVVVGCFCCWLLFLLVAVVGCYCWLLLVVIVGGGCWLFLLLVVVVGCCCDRIHCVTGSGSFKLLFGEGIKLIIESKEVSKPTFYKLSDGDTSACLASGFSRIKAAKEQHAIFNRSTAVLTGDKLYNQLVLLTSEEEEEACEEAEDDSDVCGEPVKPDGRVNLMSVTMLGLRLLFFKTVVFNVLMTLRLWISQ, encoded by the exons ATGTATTGGTGTATCATAGACACGtgttggtggttgttgttgttgttgtttgtggttgttgttggttgttattgttgttgtttgtggttaATTTTGTTGGTTGCTGTTGTTGGTTGTTATTGTTGGTTGTTAttgttggtggtggttgttggttgtttttgttgttggttgttatttttgttggtTGCTGTTGTTGGTTGTTATTGTTGGTTGTTGTTGGTTGTTAttgttggtggtggttgttggttgtttttgttgttggttgttgttgttggttgttgttgtgatcGGATTCACTGTGTGACTGGATCAGGAAGCTTTAAACTTCTGTTCGGAGAAGGAATCAAACTGATCATAGAATCCA AGGAGGTGTCCAAGCCGACCTTCTACAAGCTGTCGGACGGCGACACGTCGGCGTGTTTGGCATCAGGCTTCAGCCGCATCAAAGCGGCCAAGGAGCAGCACGCCATCTTCAACCGCAGCACGGCGGTCCTGACCGGAGACAAGCTCTACAACCAGCTGGTCCTGTTGacctctgaggaggaggaggaggcgtgtgAGGAAG ctGAAGACGACTCTGATGTCTGTGGAGAACCTGTCAAAccag ATGGGAGGGTGAACCTGATGTCTGTCACCATGTTGGGGCTCCGGCTGCTTTTCTTCAAAACCGTCGTGTTCAACGTGCTGATGACTCTGCGGTTGTGGATCAGTCAGT ga
- the LOC119209858 gene encoding M1-specific T cell receptor alpha chain-like isoform X4, translating into MFHLAGLCRYIHDCVNGFGNKILFGLGSKLNVESEEVSKPTFYKLSDGDTSACLASGFSRIKAAKEQHAIFNRSTAVLTGDKLYNQLVLLTSEEEEEACEEAEDDSDVCGEPVKPDGRVNLMSVTMLGLRLLFFKTVVFNVLMTLRLWISQ; encoded by the exons ATGTTTCATCTCGCGGGTTTATGTCGTTACATTCATGACTGTGTGAATGGTTTTGGGAACAAGATCTTATTTGGTTTGGGCTCCAAACTGAACGTTGAATCAG AGGAGGTGTCCAAGCCGACCTTCTACAAGCTGTCGGACGGCGACACGTCGGCGTGTTTGGCATCAGGCTTCAGCCGCATCAAAGCGGCCAAGGAGCAGCACGCCATCTTCAACCGCAGCACGGCGGTCCTGACCGGAGACAAGCTCTACAACCAGCTGGTCCTGTTGacctctgaggaggaggaggaggcgtgtgAGGAAG ctGAAGACGACTCTGATGTCTGTGGAGAACCTGTCAAAccag ATGGGAGGGTGAACCTGATGTCTGTCACCATGTTGGGGCTCCGGCTGCTTTTCTTCAAAACCGTCGTGTTCAACGTGCTGATGACTCTGCGGTTGTGGATCAGTCAGT ga